The following are encoded in a window of Polynucleobacter sp. AP-Kolm-20A-A1 genomic DNA:
- a CDS encoding response regulator transcription factor — MNLSATAKPNQAEVVYVVDDDEAVRDSLTWLLESNGYVVRCHASAERFLQSLQSTDKSTISCAILDVRMPGMSGLELQERLTSENLPMPVAFITGHGDVSMAVSTMKRGAVDFIEKPFKENDLCGLVDRMLAKARIDYSQASQRKITQSLLSKLTGRERQVLERIVAGRLNKQIADDLGISIKTVEAHRANIMEKLNVNTVADLLRLALSDPQPN; from the coding sequence ATGAACTTAAGTGCTACTGCAAAACCAAACCAAGCTGAAGTTGTATATGTTGTGGATGACGATGAAGCGGTTCGTGATTCACTCACGTGGCTTTTAGAAAGCAATGGTTATGTAGTTCGCTGCCATGCAAGCGCCGAACGATTCTTGCAATCACTACAAAGCACAGATAAGTCGACTATTTCTTGCGCCATTTTGGATGTTCGCATGCCTGGCATGTCTGGCCTTGAACTTCAAGAGCGCCTTACCAGTGAAAACCTACCTATGCCAGTCGCTTTTATCACTGGTCACGGCGACGTCTCTATGGCGGTATCCACAATGAAGCGTGGTGCGGTAGATTTCATTGAAAAGCCATTCAAAGAGAATGATCTCTGTGGCTTGGTTGACCGCATGCTTGCTAAAGCACGTATTGACTACTCACAAGCTAGCCAGCGCAAGATTACTCAAAGCTTACTCAGCAAATTAACAGGTCGTGAGCGTCAAGTGCTTGAGCGTATTGTTGCTGGCCGCTTAAACAAGCAAATCGCTGATGATCTGGGTATCTCCATTAAAACGGTTGAAGCACATCGCGCCAACATCATGGAAAAGCTCAACGTCAATACTGTTGCGGACCTCCTCCGCCTCGCTTTGTCTGACCCGCAACCTAATTAA
- a CDS encoding PAS domain-containing sensor histidine kinase, protein MLFTSVMGIILGTLHLQEKSQQEAALFRELSFAKQRIQTRFVSNVDLLSTINREIAASDNQGKLKQIAYEQADELVINNHEIIKIIWLNDKNERQWVVPPNANKNDWLVKTQSDQATIDALSSTIELSKVTSRAAFSPFFSPNIASSEPLARERKNLFWQIVPNIVSGEVVGFLAALYTTQGVLDVIPNELKAHYRFTLLTDNEQVLAISSDRDAPKRAFSNQTSLDIGVLSPNLTLRIDTYPPPTNLTFRMLIGVVLGLSVFVVWSLWSVLKQMQVRQEAEASLRSETSFRSAMENSTPVGIRAHDMQKRITYVNRAFCEMTGWTQKELIGLMPPFPFWPDSRRDELVEKMNRALKADVGTGKVGIEGAILRRDGSLIQTRTFIAPLINEKGKQTGWVTSLIDISEPKKIREELAASQERFTTVLESLDAAVSVVSLETDELLFANRFYRENFGDDSKGHFQLAHQDSRLPALHNIAQDLHDYVRDGIPTSFLYQESESEDIQLTDGSNKWFEVRHRFIPWVDGHLAQLLIATDITSRKEAEDLARQQQERMQFTSRLTTMGEMASSLAHELNQPLAAISNYCMGVAKRLDGNLDPTISKEILPALEKASDQAHRAGTIIQRIRGFVKRSEPQSKASYINEIISDAVGLVEIEAHRHRLSISSQIAENLPVVDLDPVLILQVVVNLLKNALDSMREAYPLSSRWSAPPVKISADLDTSIFPAMLRIQVTDAGGGIPENVIERIFEPFFSTKSDGMGMGLNICRSIIESHHGRLWATNVKDSEQTRLAGCTFTILLPLESSDSGVNV, encoded by the coding sequence GTGCTCTTTACTTCGGTAATGGGCATTATTTTGGGAACTTTGCACCTACAGGAAAAGAGCCAGCAAGAAGCCGCCCTTTTCCGAGAGTTATCTTTCGCAAAACAACGGATTCAAACGCGCTTTGTTAGCAATGTCGATTTACTCTCCACTATTAATCGCGAAATCGCCGCGAGCGATAACCAAGGGAAGCTAAAACAAATTGCCTATGAACAAGCCGATGAGCTTGTTATCAACAATCATGAAATTATCAAAATCATTTGGCTCAACGATAAAAATGAGCGTCAATGGGTGGTACCGCCAAATGCCAATAAAAATGATTGGCTAGTTAAAACCCAATCCGATCAAGCCACCATCGATGCATTGAGTTCCACCATAGAACTTAGCAAGGTAACCAGTAGAGCAGCCTTTAGCCCTTTCTTCTCACCCAACATTGCCAGCAGCGAACCGCTTGCCAGGGAAAGAAAAAATCTTTTTTGGCAAATAGTGCCCAATATAGTGAGCGGTGAAGTGGTTGGCTTTCTAGCTGCACTCTACACAACGCAAGGCGTCTTGGATGTCATACCCAATGAACTTAAAGCACATTACCGCTTTACTCTACTCACAGATAATGAACAAGTTTTAGCCATCTCTTCAGATCGCGATGCCCCTAAAAGGGCTTTTAGCAATCAAACATCCCTTGATATTGGCGTTCTTAGTCCAAATCTGACGCTACGCATTGATACCTATCCGCCCCCAACCAATCTCACATTTAGGATGCTGATTGGTGTTGTGCTCGGACTATCGGTTTTCGTGGTCTGGAGTCTATGGTCAGTACTCAAACAAATGCAGGTTCGCCAAGAAGCTGAAGCTAGTCTACGTAGTGAAACCAGCTTTCGAAGTGCAATGGAAAACTCGACCCCAGTGGGGATACGAGCACATGACATGCAAAAACGCATTACCTATGTAAATAGGGCATTTTGTGAAATGACAGGCTGGACCCAAAAAGAATTAATCGGCCTCATGCCTCCCTTCCCCTTCTGGCCTGATAGCAGAAGAGATGAGCTTGTTGAGAAAATGAATCGCGCATTAAAGGCAGATGTTGGAACCGGCAAGGTGGGTATCGAAGGAGCCATTTTGCGTCGCGATGGCTCATTGATCCAAACCCGCACATTTATCGCGCCGCTTATCAATGAAAAGGGTAAGCAAACTGGCTGGGTTACTTCCTTGATTGATATTTCTGAACCAAAAAAGATTCGGGAAGAATTGGCCGCATCCCAAGAGCGCTTTACTACCGTTCTAGAAAGTTTAGATGCAGCTGTATCTGTTGTATCCCTGGAGACTGACGAGCTTCTGTTCGCCAACCGCTTCTATCGTGAAAACTTTGGCGATGATTCTAAAGGGCATTTCCAATTAGCCCATCAAGACAGCAGACTTCCAGCTTTACACAATATTGCACAAGATCTTCATGACTATGTACGTGATGGCATTCCTACCTCATTCCTATATCAAGAGTCAGAGTCAGAAGATATTCAATTGACTGACGGCAGCAATAAATGGTTTGAAGTTCGTCATCGCTTTATTCCATGGGTTGATGGACATCTAGCGCAACTGCTGATCGCCACAGACATCACAAGCCGTAAAGAGGCGGAAGACTTGGCCCGCCAACAACAAGAGCGCATGCAATTTACCAGTCGCTTGACTACCATGGGTGAAATGGCCTCATCACTTGCACATGAATTAAATCAACCCTTAGCGGCGATCTCCAACTATTGCATGGGCGTTGCTAAACGCTTGGATGGAAATTTAGATCCAACCATTAGTAAAGAGATCTTGCCGGCCCTTGAAAAAGCATCCGATCAAGCGCACCGAGCTGGCACCATCATTCAACGCATTAGAGGTTTCGTAAAGCGTAGTGAACCCCAAAGCAAAGCATCCTACATTAATGAAATTATTAGTGATGCAGTTGGTCTAGTCGAAATTGAGGCCCATCGCCATCGCCTCAGCATCAGCTCTCAAATTGCTGAAAATCTTCCAGTAGTTGATCTGGATCCCGTCTTGATTTTGCAGGTGGTGGTTAACCTTCTTAAAAATGCGCTGGATAGCATGCGCGAAGCCTATCCCCTCTCTTCTCGCTGGTCAGCACCCCCCGTCAAAATTAGCGCCGATTTAGATACCAGCATATTTCCAGCCATGCTGCGCATTCAAGTGACTGACGCTGGCGGCGGAATACCTGAAAACGTCATAGAACGCATATTTGAGCCGTTTTTCAGCACCAAATCCGATGGAATGGGCATGGGGCTCAATATTTGCCGCTCCATCATTGAATCCCATCACGGCAGGCTTTGGGCCACCAACGTCAAAGACTCAGAACAGACTAGGCTGGCTGGCTGCACCTTTACAATACTTCTACCGCTGGAATCATCAGATTCTGGGGTTAATGTTTAA
- the folD gene encoding bifunctional methylenetetrahydrofolate dehydrogenase/methenyltetrahydrofolate cyclohydrolase FolD, which translates to MPAQLLDGNALSKKLRTEIAARGAIVTAKGVRPGLAVIVVGDNPASAVYVRNKVKACEDVGFHSVLERYSAELGEEELLARIATLNADPAIHGILVQLPLPEHIASERVLEAIAPEKDVDGFHVANAGALMVGQPEFKPCTPYGCMKILESIEYPIRGARAVIVGASNIVGKPMAMLLLQAGATVTICNSKTRDLAHHTKDADILVVATGKPKMISGDMVKNGAVVIDVGINRLPDGKLCGDVDFDTAKYVAGWITPVPGGVGPMTITMLLMNTLEAAEKAAKP; encoded by the coding sequence ATGCCAGCTCAATTACTAGACGGAAACGCGCTCTCCAAAAAACTGCGCACTGAAATTGCTGCTCGCGGCGCGATTGTTACTGCCAAAGGTGTTAGGCCTGGATTAGCAGTGATTGTGGTTGGTGATAATCCTGCCAGTGCCGTTTATGTTCGCAACAAAGTGAAGGCTTGCGAAGACGTTGGCTTTCATTCTGTTCTAGAGCGCTACTCTGCTGAGCTTGGCGAAGAAGAGTTGCTAGCTCGTATCGCAACCTTAAATGCTGATCCTGCAATTCATGGCATTTTGGTTCAACTTCCACTGCCAGAACACATTGCTTCTGAACGTGTGCTTGAGGCGATTGCCCCAGAAAAAGATGTGGATGGCTTTCATGTTGCTAATGCTGGCGCATTGATGGTTGGTCAACCAGAATTCAAACCATGCACTCCTTATGGCTGCATGAAGATTCTGGAAAGTATTGAATACCCCATTCGCGGAGCACGTGCCGTCATTGTTGGCGCGTCAAATATTGTTGGTAAGCCAATGGCTATGTTGCTATTACAAGCTGGCGCCACTGTAACCATCTGCAATAGTAAAACCCGTGATCTGGCGCACCATACAAAAGATGCTGATATTTTGGTGGTAGCAACTGGTAAGCCCAAAATGATCTCGGGTGATATGGTTAAAAATGGTGCCGTTGTTATTGACGTTGGCATTAATCGCCTGCCAGATGGCAAGCTTTGCGGCGACGTAGACTTTGATACAGCTAAATATGTTGCTGGCTGGATCACCCCGGTTCCTGGTGGCGTAGGCCCTATGACTATCACCATGCTTTTAATGAATACATTAGAAGCCGCTGAAAAGGCCGCTAAACCTTAA
- the ntrC gene encoding nitrogen regulation protein NR(I) codes for MKPIWIVDDDQSIRWVLEKALSRENIPHKSFSNPNDVLNALEKESPQVLISDIRMPRGNGLDLLQQVKVTHPNLPVIIMTAYSDLDSAVSSFQGGAFEYLTKPFDVEKAVELIHRAVEQGIRNDSGAKELTAWRQDASEIIGQAPAMQEIFRAIGRLAQSSATVLITGESGTGKELVAHALHKHSPSAKGPFVSLSTSAVPKDLLESELFGHERGAFPGAQTLRRGRFELADGGTLFLGEIGDLPFELQTRLLRVLSDGHFYRIGGQDPIKVNVRIIASTHQNLDARVAAGFFREDLLHRLNVIRLRMPSLRERSEDIPMLARHFMLSCAKSLGVDPKKLSDEVLKEMSTMPFPGNVRQLENLCHWLTVMTPANIIGVSDLPADIVAEASIQPVILHGESSPSTATSGKPAAGDWESGLGRLAVKMLQDGDKEVYDALCSRFEKAVLQAALEVTRGRRVEAAQRLGIGRNTITRKLQELGIDD; via the coding sequence ATGAAACCAATTTGGATCGTCGACGATGATCAATCCATTCGCTGGGTTTTAGAAAAGGCCTTATCTCGCGAGAATATTCCGCATAAGAGCTTCTCTAATCCAAATGATGTTCTCAATGCTTTGGAAAAAGAGTCTCCACAGGTTTTGATATCTGACATTCGTATGCCACGCGGTAATGGCTTGGATTTATTGCAGCAGGTCAAGGTAACCCATCCAAATTTACCCGTCATCATCATGACTGCGTATTCGGATTTGGACTCAGCTGTTTCATCCTTCCAAGGTGGCGCATTTGAGTACCTTACTAAACCATTTGATGTGGAAAAGGCAGTTGAACTCATTCATCGCGCAGTTGAACAGGGCATTCGTAATGACTCTGGCGCTAAAGAGTTAACCGCATGGCGCCAAGACGCTTCCGAAATCATTGGTCAGGCACCAGCCATGCAGGAAATCTTCCGCGCTATTGGCCGTCTAGCGCAATCATCAGCAACGGTATTAATTACCGGTGAGTCCGGAACTGGCAAGGAATTGGTTGCTCATGCTTTACATAAGCACAGCCCATCAGCCAAGGGCCCATTTGTATCCTTAAGCACCTCGGCTGTACCTAAGGACTTATTAGAGTCAGAGTTATTTGGTCATGAGCGTGGAGCCTTCCCTGGCGCACAAACTTTACGTCGCGGTCGTTTTGAATTGGCCGATGGCGGTACCTTGTTCTTGGGTGAGATCGGTGACCTCCCATTTGAATTGCAAACCAGACTGCTGCGCGTGCTGTCTGATGGTCATTTCTATCGCATTGGTGGTCAAGATCCCATCAAGGTTAACGTTCGCATTATTGCCTCTACACATCAGAATTTAGATGCGAGGGTGGCGGCAGGGTTCTTCCGTGAAGATTTACTGCACCGTTTAAATGTCATTCGCCTACGTATGCCTTCATTGCGCGAACGTAGCGAGGATATCCCAATGCTGGCAAGACACTTTATGCTCAGTTGCGCTAAATCCCTTGGGGTTGATCCTAAAAAGCTTTCAGACGAAGTGTTAAAAGAAATGAGCACAATGCCATTTCCGGGTAATGTGCGCCAGTTGGAGAACTTATGCCACTGGCTAACGGTCATGACTCCAGCCAATATTATTGGCGTCAGTGATCTGCCTGCCGACATTGTTGCTGAAGCAAGCATTCAACCGGTGATCTTGCACGGCGAGTCATCACCTAGCACTGCAACTAGCGGTAAACCTGCAGCCGGTGATTGGGAAAGCGGTTTGGGTCGCTTAGCGGTCAAGATGCTCCAAGATGGCGATAAAGAAGTCTACGATGCACTTTGCTCGCGCTTTGAAAAGGCGGTACTGCAAGCTGCACTGGAAGTGACTCGTGGTCGTCGTGTTGAGGCGGCACAGCGTCTTGGCATTGGCCGGAATACGATCACTCGCAAATTGCAGGAACTTGGGATCGATGACTGA
- the glnL gene encoding nitrogen regulation protein NR(II) — translation MLRNSFKGAASAAPFFPTLLDQMPNAIVVFRAETQQLVYVNPAAESALDLSRKSLEGQSVHGLFGENEALAYMISEVKLGHVQAQRQEMVLHSLPGSIHQDSIPAHVVIALLDDPELLMMEWFPIDQQLRSERDERVTQQVEANKQLMRNLAHEIKNPLGGIRGAAQLLEFELPEKGLREYTQVIIKESDRLQTLVDRLLAPHRKAHVMESFNVHEALERVRSLVLAEFPKGLRIIRNYDTSLPDVLGDREQLIQAVLNIVHNAAQALSEEIHAGIAQIELKTRVARSVTIAKHRYKLAMDLHVIDNGPGIPKEIIERIFFPLVSGREGGSGLGLTLAQNFVQQHQGFIACDSRPGCTDFHIQIPYRRQEKAS, via the coding sequence ATGTTGCGCAATTCGTTCAAGGGAGCAGCTTCGGCTGCTCCTTTTTTTCCGACATTGCTCGATCAGATGCCCAATGCCATCGTGGTATTTAGGGCGGAGACCCAACAATTGGTGTACGTGAACCCGGCTGCCGAGTCAGCTTTGGATCTTTCGCGTAAGTCACTTGAGGGGCAATCTGTGCATGGTTTGTTTGGCGAGAATGAGGCCCTTGCTTACATGATTAGCGAAGTAAAGCTGGGTCATGTGCAGGCTCAACGCCAAGAAATGGTTTTACATTCATTGCCAGGAAGCATTCATCAGGATTCAATCCCAGCGCATGTAGTGATTGCTTTGCTTGATGATCCTGAGTTGCTGATGATGGAATGGTTTCCAATTGATCAGCAGCTACGAAGCGAGCGTGATGAACGCGTAACACAGCAGGTGGAAGCCAATAAACAATTGATGCGCAATTTGGCGCATGAGATTAAGAACCCTTTGGGCGGTATTCGTGGAGCTGCACAGTTATTAGAGTTTGAGCTCCCTGAAAAGGGTCTGCGCGAGTACACGCAAGTAATCATTAAAGAATCAGATCGTCTGCAGACATTGGTTGACCGTCTTTTGGCGCCGCATCGCAAGGCCCATGTGATGGAGTCCTTCAATGTGCATGAGGCATTAGAACGTGTGCGTAGCTTGGTATTGGCTGAGTTTCCAAAAGGTTTGCGGATCATACGAAACTATGACACTAGCTTGCCTGATGTACTGGGTGATAGAGAGCAACTCATTCAGGCGGTTCTCAATATTGTTCATAACGCAGCCCAAGCACTCTCTGAAGAGATTCATGCGGGCATAGCTCAAATTGAATTAAAGACACGAGTGGCGCGTTCAGTCACGATTGCAAAGCACCGCTACAAGCTAGCGATGGATCTTCATGTGATTGATAACGGGCCAGGTATCCCGAAAGAAATTATTGAGCGCATCTTCTTCCCATTGGTCTCGGGAAGAGAGGGGGGTAGTGGCTTAGGCCTTACTCTGGCGCAAAACTTTGTTCAGCAGCACCAGGGCTTTATCGCATGTGATAGTCGCCCTGGTTGTACAGATTTTCATATTCAAATTCCATACCGTAGGCAGGAGAAAGCATCATGA
- a CDS encoding M3 family metallopeptidase codes for MTTSHAATLPADLQNNPLLTFGRGIAAYSEVKPEHIAPAIEYLLVRAQEAVDIAVNPNTAPTWNALAEPLEDATEFLGRSWGVISHLNSVADTPELRAAYGAMLPEVTAFFSSLGQNLELYKKFKELSANPEFSKLSRAQRKVIENSLRDFRLGGAELSDADKPRFSQIQDEQAVLGKAFSDHVLDATDGFVHLITDKAELIGLPDDVIAAAADTAQQKNLQGWAFTLHFPSYYPVMQYSENRALRRLMYEAYVTRASELAPKYANGKLDWDNTQNMLDQLRLRDEEAQMLGFANYAALSLAPKMAGTVEEVDSFLTNFAQKAKPFAKKDWQELSEFANTLGLTDGLEPWDIAFASERLKQERYSFSENELKQYFPLPKVLDGLFEVIQTLFGVKIESADLPTWHADVQSFSVKDAKGNITAYFYLDPYARPGKRGGAWMDDARGRRVLPNGDIQVPVAYLVCNFAPPVKVDGVLRQPTITHDDVITLFHESGHGLHHLLTQVSALGVSGINGVEWDAVELPSQFMENFCWEWEVLEKMTAHAETGKPLPRELFEKILAAKNFQNGYMTLRQVVMSLTDWRLHASFDAKNAKGQAVLDLSRSIADAFNVIPQPEISRWIYTFSHIFAGGYAAGYYSYKWAEVLSADVYSAFEEAAKLTGSVLDEKTGIRYRQEILEVGGSRPAAESFKAFRGREPSVDALLRHGGLA; via the coding sequence ATGACTACATCCCATGCCGCCACTCTCCCTGCTGATTTGCAAAATAATCCCCTATTGACCTTTGGTAGAGGTATTGCAGCCTACTCTGAAGTAAAGCCTGAGCATATTGCGCCGGCAATAGAGTATTTGCTTGTGCGCGCACAAGAAGCTGTGGATATTGCGGTCAATCCCAACACCGCCCCAACATGGAATGCACTGGCAGAGCCACTGGAAGACGCAACAGAATTTTTAGGAAGATCTTGGGGCGTCATCTCACATCTCAATAGCGTAGCGGATACACCAGAGCTACGAGCTGCTTATGGCGCGATGCTTCCCGAAGTAACCGCATTCTTTTCCAGTCTTGGGCAAAATTTAGAGCTATATAAAAAGTTTAAAGAGCTGAGTGCGAATCCTGAGTTTTCTAAATTAAGCCGGGCTCAGAGAAAAGTGATTGAAAACTCATTGCGAGATTTTCGTTTGGGTGGCGCTGAATTAAGTGATGCTGATAAGCCCCGCTTTTCCCAGATACAAGATGAGCAAGCAGTTTTAGGAAAGGCCTTTTCTGATCACGTCTTAGATGCCACCGATGGCTTTGTGCATCTAATTACAGATAAAGCAGAATTAATTGGCCTGCCAGATGATGTGATTGCAGCCGCTGCTGACACTGCACAACAAAAGAATTTGCAAGGCTGGGCTTTCACTCTCCACTTCCCTTCCTATTACCCAGTGATGCAGTACTCTGAAAACCGCGCATTGCGACGCTTAATGTATGAGGCCTATGTCACTCGCGCTTCAGAGCTAGCACCAAAGTATGCCAATGGAAAATTGGATTGGGACAACACTCAAAATATGCTCGATCAATTGCGCCTACGTGATGAAGAAGCGCAGATGCTTGGGTTTGCAAACTATGCCGCTCTGAGTTTGGCGCCAAAAATGGCTGGCACCGTTGAGGAGGTTGATTCTTTCTTGACTAATTTTGCACAAAAGGCCAAACCATTTGCGAAAAAAGATTGGCAAGAGCTCTCTGAGTTTGCAAATACTTTAGGACTTACCGATGGTCTTGAGCCTTGGGATATCGCATTTGCTTCTGAGAGATTAAAACAGGAGCGCTATTCTTTTTCAGAAAATGAACTTAAGCAATACTTTCCATTACCAAAAGTATTAGATGGTCTCTTTGAAGTCATCCAAACCCTCTTCGGCGTCAAGATTGAATCGGCAGACCTACCAACCTGGCATGCTGATGTGCAGTCCTTCTCGGTAAAAGATGCAAAAGGAAATATCACAGCCTATTTCTACCTAGATCCTTATGCTCGCCCAGGCAAGCGTGGTGGCGCCTGGATGGATGATGCGCGTGGTCGCAGAGTACTCCCTAATGGTGATATTCAGGTACCAGTTGCCTACCTAGTTTGTAACTTTGCGCCTCCGGTTAAGGTGGATGGCGTTCTGCGTCAACCCACTATCACCCATGATGATGTGATTACGCTCTTTCATGAAAGTGGCCATGGCTTACACCATCTCTTAACGCAAGTTAGCGCTTTAGGTGTCTCAGGAATCAATGGTGTTGAATGGGATGCTGTTGAACTACCAAGTCAATTTATGGAAAACTTCTGCTGGGAGTGGGAAGTGCTTGAAAAGATGACTGCCCATGCAGAAACTGGCAAACCATTGCCACGAGAGTTATTTGAAAAAATCTTAGCTGCCAAAAACTTCCAGAATGGCTATATGACCCTACGTCAAGTTGTGATGTCACTAACAGATTGGCGCTTACACGCTAGCTTCGATGCGAAGAACGCTAAAGGTCAGGCAGTTCTAGATCTATCCAGATCCATTGCGGATGCATTTAACGTTATTCCTCAGCCAGAGATCTCGCGCTGGATTTATACCTTTAGCCATATCTTTGCAGGCGGTTATGCGGCTGGCTATTACAGTTATAAATGGGCAGAGGTACTATCTGCAGACGTCTATTCTGCGTTTGAAGAGGCGGCAAAATTGACTGGTAGCGTACTGGATGAGAAAACGGGCATTCGTTACCGCCAAGAAATCCTTGAAGTTGGCGGTAGTCGACCTGCTGCTGAGTCCTTCAAAGCCTTTAGAGGTCGAGAGCCAAGCGTAGACGCCTTACTAAGACATGGTGGCTTGGCGTAA
- the xth gene encoding exodeoxyribonuclease III — MTDSVRIAAWNVNSLKVRLPHVLRWLQDQEKAKKPIDALCLQELKLTDDKYPHQELEAAGYLSLAAGQKTYNGVAIIVRKAALAPIASDLATTFLKPVRNIPNHEDEQQRILAATIPFAGMQPIRLVSAYFPNGQSPDSDKFVYKLSWLNALQTWLAQELEQSPRLALLGDFNIAPADADVHDPKVWEGQNLVSPPERDAFQALIGLGLHDSFRMFEQAPKTFSWWDYRMMGFRRNAGMRIDHILLSDALKERCSASLVDKEPRTWEQPSDHAPVIAQIKKG, encoded by the coding sequence ATGACTGATTCAGTTCGGATTGCAGCGTGGAATGTGAACTCCTTAAAAGTTCGCCTTCCGCACGTCCTGCGCTGGTTGCAAGACCAAGAAAAGGCAAAAAAACCGATTGATGCACTTTGCTTGCAAGAATTAAAGCTTACAGATGATAAGTATCCCCATCAAGAGTTGGAGGCGGCTGGTTATTTGAGTTTGGCAGCAGGGCAAAAGACTTATAACGGCGTCGCCATTATTGTGCGTAAAGCTGCTTTAGCGCCTATCGCATCCGATTTGGCAACAACCTTTCTAAAGCCCGTTAGAAATATCCCAAACCACGAAGATGAGCAGCAGCGCATCTTGGCGGCAACCATCCCATTTGCAGGTATGCAGCCTATTAGATTGGTCTCAGCTTACTTTCCGAATGGACAATCACCTGATAGCGATAAGTTTGTTTATAAATTGAGCTGGCTTAACGCCTTGCAAACTTGGTTGGCACAAGAGCTCGAACAAAGTCCTCGTTTAGCACTTCTAGGCGACTTTAATATTGCACCTGCCGATGCGGATGTGCATGACCCCAAAGTCTGGGAAGGGCAGAACCTAGTTTCTCCACCAGAGCGCGATGCATTTCAAGCGCTGATTGGACTTGGATTGCATGATTCTTTCAGAATGTTTGAGCAAGCCCCAAAAACATTTAGCTGGTGGGACTATCGCATGATGGGCTTCAGAAGAAATGCCGGCATGCGAATCGACCATATTTTGCTAAGTGATGCATTAAAGGAAAGATGCAGTGCTAGCTTAGTAGATAAGGAGCCTAGAACCTGGGAGCAGCCTTCAGATCATGCCCCAGTGATAGCGCAAATTAAAAAAGGCTAA